Genomic segment of Mycobacterium sp. 050128:
TGTCGGAGTTGAAAATACCGATCACCCGGCGGTGACCGCCTACCACAAGCTTCTGGTGTGGGACCTTATGCGGCGGCCGAGGCTCACCCGGATCGCGGAGTCGGTGCTCAACCCGCTGGTGGGCAAGAGCGTGGCGATGTACTTCACCAAGGCGCAGAAGGCGGGAACCGAAGCAACTCTGGGGTATTCAGTTGCGTCGATATAACCCGCCGGCAGTTCCGGGTGTGTTGAGTCCGGAGCAGTGTCGCCAGACAGCCCTGTCCATCGCCGCCGAGCAGGAGTCATCGGGTGCCATCCCCTGGTTCCACGGCGGTCACACCGACCCGTGGGATCACGTCGAATCGGCCATGGCGCTCACCGCGGCCGGATTACTGGAACCGGCCCGAGCCGCCTATGAGTGGAGTCGCCGTAATCAGCGGCGTGACGGATCCTGGCCTCTCCAATTTCGTTCGGGGACAATCGAAGACGCCAACAGCGATAGCAATTTCTGCGCCTATATCGCCACCGGCGTCTGGCATTACGTGTCGGTCACCGGTGACATGTCCTTCGCCGCATCGATGTGGCCGGTGGTACACAAGGCCATCGACTTCGTCATCGACCTGCAGGTCGGCTACGGCGAGATCTGTTGGGCGCGAGGCGAAACGGGACCGGTGCGCGAAGCTCTGCTGACCGGTTGCGCCAGCGTGTATCACAGCATCCGGTGTGCGTTGGCGCTGGCCGCCCTGGTGGACGATCCGCAACCCGAATGGGAGCTGGCCGTGGGTCGGCTGGGCCATGCGCTGGTCGCGCATCCAGAGGCGTTCACCGAGAAAGACCGCTACTCGATGGACTGGTACTACCCCATCCTCGGCGGCGCGCTGCGGGGTCCGGGGGCGGCGGCCCGCATCAAGCACCGCTGGGACGACTTTGTCGTCGACGGCCTTGGCATCCGCTGCGTCGACGATCGGCCGTGGGTGACCGGCGCCGAAACCTGCGAGTTGGTCATGGCGCTCGACGCGATGGGTCAACGACCGGTCGCTCACCAGCAATTCGCGGCAATGCAGCACCTTCGTGAAAAAGACGGCTCGTATTGGACGGGCTTGGTATTCGCCGACGGGAAGCGCTGGCCCGAAGAGCGCACGGCGTGGACGGGCGCGGCGGTGATCTTGGCGGCGGATGCGCTGTCGGACACCACCCCGGGTGCGGGGATCTTCCGCGGCGACGACCTGCCGCTGGGTCTGCAGACCGACTTCGATTGCGAGTGCGTCGTTACCGGCCCTGGTCGGTAATTTCGATCGGCTCGCCCACCCGGCCGCCGATGCGTTCGAGCACCCGCAGCGAGCCGAGCGCGTGGATCTCCCGGAATTGGCCGGAATCTATCGCGCGGCAATAGATGTAATACGGTGGCCGCCCGCCGTCGGTTGGATCGGGAAACACGTCATGGATGACCAGGGCCCCGCCCACACTTACCCACTTCGCCCATCCGTTGAAGTCCTCGGTGGCGGCGGCCTCGGAGTGGCCACCGTCGATGAACAAGAACCGCAGCGGTGACCGCCACCCGCGGGCCACGACCGGAGACTTGCCCACGATGGCGACCACGTGGTCGTCCAGTCCGGCCGCATCGAGCGTGCGACGAAACGTGGGCAGGGTGTCGAACAGTCCGGTGACCTCGTCGACCAACGAGGCGTCGTGATACTCCCAGCCGGCCTGATGTTCCTCGGAGCCGTGGTGATGGTCGACCGTGTACAGCACACCGGCCGTCTGCTGTGCCGCTGCACCGAGCAGCAAGGTGGATTTGCCGCAATAGGTACCGATCTCGACACCGACACCGCCGTCCAGATACCGCAGCGCCGCGTCATAGAGCGCGCGCCCTTCGTCCTCTGGCATGAAGCCCGTGACCTGCGCGGCCAGCGCGAACAAGCGCTCGGGTGCACTCGTGTCGGTGTTGCTCATCAGCTGAACCTATCGTCCGGCGTGCTTCGACCAACAGCGTGGTCAAACTCGGTGCAAAGAGCGGGTCACCCTGCCAGGCGGAGGCGGCGAGTTCGTCCTAACATCATGCTGTGCGCGCTTTACTTCTCCGTAAATCATGTGGTGTGTGCCTCGCGGCGGTCGTGATCGCAGGCGCACTGATACTGGCTCCCGCGGTCCTCTCCCGGACGTCGGGTGCCCTGCCGTCGGCGTCGGCCAGCTGTCCTGCGGTTCAGGTGGTGTTCGCCCGCGGCCGGTACGAGTCGCCGGGGCCCGGTGTGCTCGGCAACGCGTTCATTAACGCGCTTTCCTCGAAGGTTGGAAACCGGAGCTTCGGCTCGTATGCCGTCAAGTACCCCGCTGATACGCAGGTCGATATCGGCGCCAACGACATGAGTCACCACATCCAGGACATGGCCAACAACTGCCCCGACACCCGACTCGTGCTGGGTGGCTACTCACTCGGAGCGGCGGTGACCGACGTGGTGCTCGCCGCGCCGATCGGCGCGTTCGGGTTCGACAGCCCCC
This window contains:
- a CDS encoding cutinase family protein, whose protein sequence is MRALLLRKSCGVCLAAVVIAGALILAPAVLSRTSGALPSASASCPAVQVVFARGRYESPGPGVLGNAFINALSSKVGNRSFGSYAVKYPADTQVDIGANDMSHHIQDMANNCPDTRLVLGGYSLGAAVTDVVLAAPIGAFGFDSPLPAGMDQHIAAVALFGNGSQWVGPITNFNPTYNDRTIELCHGADPICNPADPNTWQENWPQHLASAYVGAGMANQAADFAASKL
- a CDS encoding class I SAM-dependent methyltransferase, coding for MSNTDTSAPERLFALAAQVTGFMPEDEGRALYDAALRYLDGGVGVEIGTYCGKSTLLLGAAAQQTAGVLYTVDHHHGSEEHQAGWEYHDASLVDEVTGLFDTLPTFRRTLDAAGLDDHVVAIVGKSPVVARGWRSPLRFLFIDGGHSEAAATEDFNGWAKWVSVGGALVIHDVFPDPTDGGRPPYYIYCRAIDSGQFREIHALGSLRVLERIGGRVGEPIEITDQGR
- a CDS encoding prenyltransferase translates to MRRYNPPAVPGVLSPEQCRQTALSIAAEQESSGAIPWFHGGHTDPWDHVESAMALTAAGLLEPARAAYEWSRRNQRRDGSWPLQFRSGTIEDANSDSNFCAYIATGVWHYVSVTGDMSFAASMWPVVHKAIDFVIDLQVGYGEICWARGETGPVREALLTGCASVYHSIRCALALAALVDDPQPEWELAVGRLGHALVAHPEAFTEKDRYSMDWYYPILGGALRGPGAAARIKHRWDDFVVDGLGIRCVDDRPWVTGAETCELVMALDAMGQRPVAHQQFAAMQHLREKDGSYWTGLVFADGKRWPEERTAWTGAAVILAADALSDTTPGAGIFRGDDLPLGLQTDFDCECVVTGPGR